One stretch of Acidobacteriota bacterium DNA includes these proteins:
- a CDS encoding polyhydroxyalkanoate synthesis regulator DNA-binding domain-containing protein, translated as MAYRLIKRYRNRRLYDLQASRTITQADLAGMIKEGHRVKVVDSTTGSDITLAVLGRVLLAESSRWRDLKESRELLQEIIYLGGDRSMSLLKNTVLASIGALQVTKAKAEKIIDDLIKKGDLDKSDRKKAIMELLEKAEKSTGEFKDKVLREAGKAQKSASRLARDLNWARHNDLKRLETRVNQLAKAVKALEQKIGGQSG; from the coding sequence ATGGCTTACCGACTCATAAAGCGCTATCGAAACCGGCGGCTTTACGATTTGCAGGCCAGCCGGACCATCACCCAGGCCGATCTTGCCGGTATGATCAAGGAAGGCCACCGCGTCAAGGTGGTCGACTCGACCACCGGGAGCGACATCACGCTGGCTGTGCTGGGACGGGTATTGCTGGCGGAATCATCCCGATGGCGCGACCTTAAGGAATCCAGAGAGCTGTTGCAGGAGATAATCTATTTGGGAGGTGACAGATCAATGTCGCTTTTGAAGAACACGGTGCTGGCCTCTATCGGCGCCCTGCAGGTAACGAAGGCCAAGGCTGAGAAGATCATCGACGACCTTATCAAGAAAGGTGATCTTGACAAGTCTGATCGCAAGAAGGCGATCATGGAGCTTCTCGAAAAAGCCGAGAAGTCGACCGGCGAATTCAAGGACAAGGTGCTCAGGGAAGCCGGAAAGGCGCAGAAAAGCGCCTCCAGGCTGGCCAGGGATCTCAACTGGGCGCGGCACAATGACCTGAAGAGGCTGGAAACCAGGGTCAACCAACTGGCCAAGGCGGTCAAAGCTCTCGAGCAAAAGATCGGCGGCCAGAGCGGCTGA
- the ligA gene encoding NAD-dependent DNA ligase LigA translates to MPGPDKKAAAEHKRLIQTINYHNRLYYVEDSPTISDADFDRLFDRLLELESLCPELATPDSPSQRVGAEPSKRFESVRHRLPMLSLQKVTNREEFADFNRRVTEGLAESTEIEYVTEPKLDGLAVELVYEDGLYVLGSTRGDGTTGENITANIKTIRNVPLRLSEKSGRAYRRLEVRGEVIIRRSAFKRLNRQLVAAGAAPLANPRNGAAGSLRQLDPRVTASRPLIFYAYGISDTRLPGLASQSDVIELLKTEGFSTNEHIRLLRGIENVAATFPELEARRAELDYEIDGMVVKVNSFAQQEALGQISRAPRWAVAWKFTAELAETVLESVEFSVGRTGVVTPVARLKPVRVSGVTVSSASLHNEDDIKRLDPRPGDTVVVRRAGDVIPEVVEVVTDKRPKGSRKVVFPRNCPSCGTTVVRPEGEAAHRCPNAACPAQLEGRLFHFASKAGFDIEGLGDKLARQLIREKLVSDPADLFFLTREQLLKLDLMADKRAQNLLDNIDRARHAELPRIINALGIIGVGETASLLLAEYAGSFDKLATADIPELTEIDGIGPIIARNISEFFAGEENRGMIEKLRRGGVAFPEYRSAKKKGRLSGKSIVITGTLSRPRGHFRKLVEKAGGKVTGSVSGATDFLLCGADPGSKLDKAKALGVTAINEDEFGRLL, encoded by the coding sequence ATGCCAGGTCCCGACAAGAAGGCCGCCGCCGAACACAAGCGGCTGATTCAGACAATCAACTACCATAACCGTTTGTACTACGTCGAGGACAGTCCGACGATCAGCGACGCGGACTTCGACCGGCTCTTTGACAGGCTCCTCGAGCTGGAAAGCCTGTGTCCGGAGCTCGCGACGCCGGACTCGCCGAGTCAGCGAGTGGGCGCCGAACCGTCGAAACGGTTCGAATCGGTTCGTCACCGCCTGCCCATGCTGTCACTGCAGAAAGTCACCAACCGGGAGGAGTTTGCCGACTTCAACCGCCGCGTCACCGAGGGCCTGGCTGAGTCAACCGAGATCGAATACGTCACCGAGCCCAAGCTCGACGGTCTGGCCGTCGAACTCGTGTACGAAGACGGGCTGTATGTCCTGGGCTCAACGCGCGGCGACGGCACCACCGGTGAAAACATCACCGCCAACATCAAAACAATCCGCAACGTCCCGCTGAGGCTTTCGGAAAAGAGCGGGCGCGCCTACCGGCGCCTGGAGGTCCGAGGCGAAGTCATCATACGGCGGTCGGCCTTTAAGCGACTCAACCGCCAGCTGGTTGCGGCGGGAGCGGCCCCGCTGGCGAATCCTCGAAACGGCGCCGCCGGGTCGCTACGGCAGCTTGACCCCAGGGTGACTGCTTCCCGCCCGCTCATTTTCTACGCCTATGGGATCTCGGACACGCGGCTGCCCGGGCTGGCCTCGCAGTCCGACGTAATTGAACTGCTTAAGACAGAAGGCTTTTCGACTAACGAACATATCCGGTTGTTACGCGGCATCGAAAACGTGGCCGCGACATTCCCGGAACTGGAGGCCCGACGGGCGGAGCTCGACTACGAGATCGACGGTATGGTCGTTAAGGTGAACAGCTTCGCCCAACAGGAAGCGCTGGGACAGATATCACGCGCTCCCCGCTGGGCGGTGGCTTGGAAGTTCACGGCCGAACTGGCCGAAACGGTTTTGGAGTCAGTGGAGTTTTCGGTGGGGAGAACCGGCGTGGTAACGCCGGTGGCCAGGCTAAAGCCGGTGCGGGTTTCGGGCGTGACAGTCTCGAGCGCGTCGCTGCACAATGAGGATGACATCAAACGGCTGGATCCCCGACCCGGCGACACGGTCGTCGTCAGGCGGGCCGGAGACGTTATCCCTGAGGTCGTCGAGGTTGTCACGGACAAGCGGCCAAAAGGCAGCCGTAAGGTGGTCTTCCCAAGAAATTGTCCATCGTGTGGCACGACCGTCGTGCGGCCGGAAGGTGAGGCGGCCCATCGTTGTCCTAATGCGGCCTGTCCCGCCCAGCTCGAGGGCCGGCTGTTTCACTTCGCGTCCAAGGCGGGGTTCGACATCGAGGGGCTTGGTGACAAGCTGGCCCGCCAGCTGATACGGGAGAAACTGGTCAGCGACCCGGCCGACCTGTTCTTTCTCACCAGGGAGCAACTGCTCAAGCTCGATCTGATGGCCGACAAGAGGGCGCAGAACCTTCTTGACAACATCGATCGCGCCCGGCACGCCGAACTCCCCCGAATCATCAATGCCCTCGGCATTATCGGGGTCGGTGAGACGGCCTCGCTGCTGCTGGCCGAGTACGCAGGTTCATTCGACAAGCTGGCCACGGCCGATATCCCGGAGCTTACGGAAATCGACGGAATTGGGCCGATAATCGCCCGGAACATCTCCGAATTCTTCGCCGGCGAGGAAAACCGGGGCATGATTGAAAAACTGCGCCGGGGCGGCGTGGCGTTTCCGGAGTACCGGTCGGCAAAGAAGAAAGGCCGGCTGAGCGGCAAGTCAATCGTCATTACCGGCACCCTCTCGCGCCCGCGGGGCCATTTCAGGAAACTGGTCGAGAAAGCCGGAGGAAAAGTAACCGGTTCGGTATCCGGGGCCACCGATTTCCTGCTGTGCGGCGCTGACCCCGGCTCCAAGCTCGACAAGGCGAAGGCGCTCGGCGTTACGGCGATCAATGAAGACGAGTTCGGGCGGTTGCTGTAG
- the ybgF gene encoding tol-pal system protein YbgF has protein sequence MSTRRTRRIAVIGVMAAVCFGLAASGCITKRDIEEVKNRLTAIEDQNQRTLRMVQSMDSTVITGAESDNRLRNEIRVSSENMQQQIAQLLENYNDLMARIDQMNQQEVIKLPPRSSPGSQSEAQNADTASPPPAQALEADCIAAYDDAFILTRNSEYEKAIGRFQEFLQSCEKHENASNAHYWIGECYYAMGDFAQAVAEFELLLNDYPSSAKVAPTLYKLARSKQELGKTDEARQLFQRVIEEHPGTLEAEQAKQRVRDLR, from the coding sequence ATGAGCACGAGGCGAACCAGAAGGATAGCCGTCATCGGCGTGATGGCGGCTGTCTGTTTCGGCCTGGCGGCAAGCGGCTGCATCACGAAGCGAGACATTGAAGAGGTCAAGAATCGGCTTACCGCCATTGAGGACCAGAACCAGCGGACTCTGCGGATGGTCCAGAGTATGGATTCGACCGTAATCACCGGGGCCGAGTCCGACAACCGGCTCCGGAACGAGATCCGCGTCTCCAGCGAGAACATGCAGCAGCAGATCGCGCAGCTTCTGGAAAACTACAACGACCTCATGGCGAGAATCGACCAGATGAACCAGCAGGAGGTGATAAAGCTGCCGCCCAGAAGTTCTCCCGGCTCGCAGTCGGAGGCACAGAATGCCGATACCGCCTCACCGCCTCCGGCGCAGGCGCTCGAGGCTGACTGTATCGCCGCCTACGACGACGCCTTTATTCTGACACGAAACAGCGAATACGAAAAGGCCATCGGCCGCTTCCAGGAATTCCTGCAGTCGTGTGAGAAGCACGAGAACGCTTCCAACGCTCACTACTGGATCGGCGAGTGTTATTACGCCATGGGGGATTTCGCCCAGGCCGTGGCCGAGTTCGAGCTCCTGCTGAATGATTACCCCTCCTCGGCCAAGGTGGCTCCGACCCTGTATAAGCTGGCCCGCTCCAAGCAGGAACTCGGCAAGACCGATGAAGCGCGGCAGTTGTTCCAGAGGGTTATCGAGGAGCACCCCGGCACGCTGGAGGCCGAACAGGCCAAGCAGCGCGTCAGAGATCTCAGATGA
- the pal gene encoding peptidoglycan-associated lipoprotein Pal — protein sequence MKRLLLVLMLGAAVIYAAGVSCGGKKEVVPEVPIDTMPVVVEDTTTPPPQPPPQPPPKPVLKESQFKTVYFDFDKFNLRADAKASLDANYALLNEFPDVIIKIEGHCDERGTIEYNLSLGEKRAKSAQDYLVGLGITAARISVISYGKERPVDAGHDETAWDKNRRCEFRIISQ from the coding sequence ATGAAAAGGCTTCTGTTGGTTTTGATGCTCGGTGCCGCCGTGATATACGCGGCCGGGGTCTCCTGCGGCGGCAAGAAGGAGGTTGTCCCAGAAGTACCGATAGACACAATGCCCGTCGTCGTTGAAGACACGACGACGCCGCCTCCTCAGCCACCTCCTCAGCCACCACCCAAACCGGTGCTGAAGGAGAGTCAGTTCAAGACGGTCTACTTTGACTTTGACAAGTTCAACCTTCGCGCTGACGCCAAGGCGTCACTGGATGCAAACTACGCCCTGCTCAACGAATTCCCGGATGTCATAATCAAGATCGAGGGGCACTGCGACGAGCGCGGTACTATCGAGTACAACCTGTCGCTCGGCGAGAAGCGTGCCAAGTCGGCCCAGGATTATCTGGTCGGCCTCGGCATCACTGCTGCGCGGATCTCGGTGATCAGTTACGGCAAGGAACGCCCGGTCGACGCTGGCCATGATGAAACGGCCTGGGACAAGAACCGCCGGTGCGAGTTTAGAATCATCTCGCAATAG
- the tolB gene encoding Tol-Pal system beta propeller repeat protein TolB, with the protein MKRHLLLVVLSLAAFASASAQDERVRNVLFDTLRTGDVQPTPIGVDEMKYVGNRYITADDSALMRYTTTIIQRDLDFYADFDLVPLDSFYLKTYEIFELDLLGWERLGADLVVKLEAEFPGRNLRVAWKLFETVRRRQVANGRLEYNRAYWRELGHDIANEVVYNLTGERGIFRTKIAYIRKIEAAKELFVADYDGANERQLTSNGSTNLSPAFAPDGDELYFTSYVEGDPQLFKVDISTGEVTKVASFPGLVAAAAVSPDGDKIACVLTRDGNSEIYLIDRDGRIIKRLTHHWAIDTAPTWSPDGRMIAFSSDRTGSPQVYIMDAFGLNVRRLTYRGGYNDSPVWSQRGDRITFVSRDKRGRFDLASTDTSGTSYRILTELGMNENPHFSPDGKHIIFSSNRLGPREVFTMDISGRNQRRLTRSGGCSNPDWGPLR; encoded by the coding sequence ATGAAACGTCACCTGTTGCTCGTAGTCCTGTCCCTTGCGGCCTTCGCGTCCGCCTCCGCGCAGGACGAACGCGTCCGCAACGTCCTCTTCGATACCCTTCGCACCGGCGACGTCCAGCCGACGCCGATTGGCGTGGACGAGATGAAGTACGTCGGCAACCGCTACATCACGGCTGACGACTCCGCCCTGATGCGCTACACTACTACCATCATTCAGCGGGACCTGGATTTCTACGCCGACTTCGATCTCGTGCCGCTCGACAGCTTCTATCTGAAAACCTACGAGATTTTCGAGCTTGATCTGCTCGGCTGGGAACGCCTCGGTGCCGATCTCGTGGTCAAACTCGAGGCCGAGTTCCCCGGCAGGAACCTGCGCGTGGCCTGGAAACTCTTCGAAACCGTGCGTCGACGGCAGGTGGCAAATGGCCGACTGGAATACAACCGCGCCTACTGGCGCGAACTCGGCCATGACATCGCCAACGAGGTAGTCTACAACCTGACGGGCGAACGGGGGATTTTCCGAACGAAGATAGCCTATATCCGAAAGATCGAGGCGGCCAAGGAACTGTTCGTCGCCGATTACGACGGCGCCAACGAGCGACAGCTCACCAGTAACGGGTCCACTAACCTCTCCCCCGCCTTTGCTCCCGACGGCGACGAGCTGTACTTTACGAGCTATGTCGAGGGAGATCCCCAACTTTTCAAAGTGGACATATCCACCGGCGAGGTCACAAAGGTGGCTTCCTTCCCCGGCCTTGTCGCGGCAGCGGCGGTCTCCCCGGATGGCGACAAGATTGCCTGCGTTCTGACCAGGGACGGCAACTCTGAAATCTACCTGATCGATCGGGACGGCCGAATAATCAAGCGCCTCACCCATCACTGGGCAATAGACACCGCCCCCACCTGGTCTCCGGACGGGCGGATGATCGCCTTCAGCTCCGATCGCACGGGCTCGCCGCAGGTTTATATCATGGATGCCTTTGGCCTGAACGTCCGGCGGCTGACTTACCGGGGCGGCTACAACGATTCTCCCGTCTGGTCGCAGCGTGGCGACCGGATAACGTTTGTGAGTCGCGACAAGCGGGGACGTTTCGATCTGGCCTCCACAGACACCTCCGGCACCAGCTACCGTATACTGACAGAACTTGGCATGAACGAGAATCCCCATTTCTCCCCGGACGGTAAGCACATCATCTTCTCGTCCAACCGCCTCGGCCCCCGGGAGGTGTTTACCATGGACATCTCAGGCCGCAATCAGCGCCGTCTCACTCGCTCGGGCGGCTGCTCCAATCCGGACTGGGGGCCGCTCCGCTAA
- a CDS encoding TonB family protein: MKQGVVFSIGLHLLVVTVTVIVSPLNVRHQMQGEVITVSLTSAPFMPAAEPVELPPVEIPRALEPEPVEVPINEPTTAPAAEITEPEDEPQAEEEREEKPYQPQAEQGATRQPGSDSGSAEVSASGGTPFAGATIDNASFDYPYWFTQAFYKIQSNWRNPIAADYSIVCDVYFQVLKSGRVIELRVEEPSGIRAYDEACVRAVERAAPFPPLPQSFPDEIIGITLPFKYEP; this comes from the coding sequence ATGAAGCAGGGCGTAGTCTTCTCGATAGGACTTCACCTGCTCGTGGTGACGGTCACGGTCATTGTTTCGCCCCTGAATGTCAGGCACCAGATGCAAGGGGAAGTGATTACCGTCTCCCTGACCTCTGCTCCTTTCATGCCGGCCGCCGAACCGGTCGAATTACCGCCGGTGGAAATCCCCCGAGCACTGGAACCGGAGCCCGTCGAAGTGCCGATAAACGAGCCGACTACCGCACCCGCGGCGGAGATTACCGAACCCGAAGACGAGCCGCAGGCGGAGGAGGAACGCGAGGAAAAGCCTTACCAGCCACAGGCGGAGCAGGGCGCGACCCGACAGCCGGGCAGCGACTCGGGTTCCGCGGAGGTCAGCGCCAGTGGCGGGACGCCCTTTGCCGGCGCTACTATCGACAACGCTTCATTTGACTACCCGTACTGGTTTACCCAGGCATTTTACAAGATTCAGTCCAACTGGCGAAATCCCATAGCGGCGGACTACAGCATAGTATGCGACGTGTACTTCCAGGTTCTTAAATCCGGTCGGGTCATCGAACTGCGGGTCGAGGAACCATCAGGCATACGGGCCTACGATGAGGCCTGTGTGCGGGCCGTCGAGCGCGCCGCCCCTTTCCCTCCCCTGCCCCAGAGTTTCCCCGATGAGATCATCGGTATAACCCTGCCGTTCAAGTATGAGCCGTGA
- a CDS encoding biopolymer transporter ExbD, which produces MRHRRRTYRAVADINIANLVDVVLVLLIIFMISAPLLQSGIEIELPKTRAAALDKEASGVVVTIDARGGVYVNDVWTRLENFEQALDRELRAKNTASVYLRGDSTIAYGTAINVIGRIKEMGIESIGLVTAHEEGQPRR; this is translated from the coding sequence ATGCGTCACCGCCGTCGCACATACCGCGCCGTTGCCGATATCAACATTGCAAACCTGGTCGACGTCGTGCTGGTCCTGCTGATCATATTCATGATTTCCGCCCCTCTCCTGCAATCCGGTATCGAGATCGAACTGCCCAAAACCCGCGCCGCCGCGCTCGATAAAGAGGCATCCGGTGTTGTCGTGACCATTGATGCCAGGGGGGGAGTCTACGTCAACGACGTCTGGACGCGGCTGGAGAACTTCGAGCAGGCGCTTGACCGCGAACTCCGCGCCAAAAACACGGCCTCCGTCTACCTGCGGGGGGATTCAACCATCGCCTACGGTACCGCGATCAACGTGATCGGCCGTATCAAGGAAATGGGCATCGAATCGATCGGCCTGGTCACGGCCCACGAAGAAGGGCAGCCCAGGCGGTAG
- a CDS encoding MotA/TolQ/ExbB proton channel family protein: MVRIILLGLFSGSVWQIVGQTSAFGIFILLVLVVMSLVSWAIIFQKWRLFRVVDQSSSGFAQQFQRSRRIADIAGQAKVYRLSPLSNIYLAGQNEISQLRERRNEAGGLREKTVPLNHDDFEIVEMTMERSLTEELSRLERRVIFLATTGSSAPFMGLLGTVVGIMDSFWSVGERGSASLAVVAPGIAEALLATIVGLGAAIPAVIGYNWANNKVKQLNDRSFAFILDFIARAKKEER; this comes from the coding sequence ATGGTCAGAATTATTCTACTCGGGTTGTTCTCGGGGTCGGTCTGGCAGATCGTCGGCCAGACTTCGGCGTTCGGGATTTTCATTCTGCTCGTCCTGGTGGTCATGTCGCTGGTCTCCTGGGCCATCATCTTTCAGAAGTGGCGCCTGTTTCGCGTCGTCGATCAATCCAGCAGCGGCTTTGCCCAGCAGTTTCAACGGTCCCGCAGAATCGCCGACATAGCCGGTCAGGCCAAGGTATACCGGCTCTCACCGCTGTCGAACATCTATCTGGCCGGTCAGAACGAGATCAGCCAACTCAGGGAGAGGCGGAACGAGGCGGGCGGCCTGAGAGAGAAAACCGTACCGCTCAACCACGACGATTTCGAAATAGTCGAGATGACCATGGAGCGCAGCCTTACCGAGGAGTTGTCCAGGCTGGAGCGGCGGGTGATATTCCTTGCCACTACCGGCAGTTCGGCGCCGTTCATGGGGCTCCTGGGCACGGTGGTCGGCATCATGGACTCATTCTGGTCGGTGGGAGAGCGCGGGTCGGCCTCGCTGGCGGTGGTGGCACCCGGGATTGCCGAGGCCCTGCTGGCGACAATCGTCGGGCTGGGAGCGGCCATACCGGCCGTAATCGGCTACAACTGGGCTAACAACAAGGTCAAGCAGCTGAACGACCGCTCCTTTGCCTTCATTCTCGATTTCATCGCCCGGGCCAAGAAGGAAGAGCGCTGA
- a CDS encoding glutamate mutase L, translating into MADFDNPNEIRVIVATDCGSTTTKAILIEYINGEYRLISRGEAPTTVEAPFEDVTMGVLNAVAELEELTGRKLLDESDKFIKPSEGNVGTDIYISTSSAGGGLQMMVAGVVRSMTAESAERAALGAGAIVMDVIASNDKRLPHQQIERIRLLRPDMILLSGGIDGGTRTHVVEIAELVAAADPRPRLGSGYKLPIIYAGNKDAMEDVKSTLADKVDLRTVANLRPVLERENLGPAREEIHELFMEHVMAQAPGYKKLMGWTDAPIMPTPGAVGLIIQTIAKQYNIEALGVDIGGATTDIFSVFRPDGSTPEFNRTVSANLGMSYSISNVFAEATLPMVMRWVPFKMDERDLRNRVKNKMIRPTTIPQSLEELVFEQAIAKEALRLALKQHRSFATVLKGVQQQRTIADAFEQSSSGQTIVNMMTLDMLIGSGGVLSHAPRRQQAALMMIDAFMPEGVTRLAVDSIFMMPQLGVLTEVQPKAATEVFEKDCLIHLGTCVAAAGTAKKRGPVMKYRIELPDGPVSGTLDYLEMKHFPLGLGEDGLPLKVRAVLEPERGFDLGAGRGDKVERTLYGGVAGVILDGRGRPFNLSVLDEEERVSYLKTWMKELDIYPDIDKL; encoded by the coding sequence ATGGCAGATTTCGATAACCCGAACGAGATACGAGTTATAGTCGCGACCGACTGCGGCTCGACCACCACCAAGGCAATCCTTATTGAATACATCAACGGTGAGTACCGCCTCATTTCGCGCGGAGAAGCTCCGACGACTGTTGAAGCCCCGTTTGAAGACGTGACGATGGGCGTGCTCAACGCCGTGGCCGAGCTTGAAGAGTTGACGGGTCGAAAGCTGCTCGACGAATCCGACAAGTTTATAAAGCCTTCGGAGGGCAATGTCGGCACGGACATCTATATTTCCACTTCGTCGGCCGGCGGCGGATTGCAGATGATGGTGGCCGGAGTGGTGCGGTCCATGACGGCGGAATCAGCCGAGCGTGCCGCGCTCGGCGCCGGCGCGATCGTGATGGACGTGATCGCGTCCAACGACAAGCGCCTGCCGCACCAGCAGATCGAGCGCATCCGCCTCCTCCGCCCCGACATGATCCTCCTCTCGGGCGGTATCGACGGCGGGACCCGAACCCACGTCGTGGAGATCGCCGAACTCGTGGCCGCGGCCGACCCTCGTCCGCGCCTCGGCTCCGGCTACAAGCTGCCCATTATCTATGCCGGCAACAAGGATGCGATGGAGGACGTCAAAAGCACCCTGGCCGACAAGGTCGATCTGCGCACGGTCGCGAACCTGCGTCCGGTGCTCGAGCGCGAGAACCTGGGTCCTGCCCGCGAGGAAATCCATGAGCTTTTTATGGAGCACGTCATGGCTCAGGCGCCGGGTTACAAAAAGCTTATGGGGTGGACCGACGCCCCCATCATGCCCACTCCGGGGGCGGTCGGGTTGATCATACAGACAATCGCCAAGCAGTATAACATCGAAGCCCTCGGTGTTGACATTGGCGGGGCCACCACCGACATCTTCTCGGTATTTCGCCCCGACGGCTCAACACCCGAGTTCAACCGCACGGTGTCGGCCAACCTGGGCATGTCGTACTCGATTTCCAACGTCTTTGCCGAGGCGACCTTGCCGATGGTGATGCGCTGGGTGCCATTCAAGATGGACGAGCGGGACCTTCGCAACCGCGTAAAGAACAAGATGATCCGCCCGACGACCATTCCCCAGTCGCTGGAAGAACTCGTCTTCGAACAGGCCATTGCCAAAGAAGCTCTTCGCCTGGCCTTAAAGCAGCATCGGTCCTTCGCCACCGTGCTCAAGGGAGTGCAGCAGCAGAGGACCATCGCCGATGCCTTTGAGCAGTCTTCGTCCGGTCAGACAATCGTCAACATGATGACTCTCGACATGCTCATCGGCTCGGGCGGAGTGTTGTCGCACGCGCCGCGCCGGCAGCAGGCGGCCCTGATGATGATCGACGCTTTCATGCCCGAGGGCGTGACGCGCCTGGCCGTGGACTCGATTTTCATGATGCCGCAGCTCGGCGTGCTGACCGAGGTACAGCCAAAGGCGGCCACCGAGGTGTTTGAAAAGGACTGCCTGATCCACCTGGGAACCTGCGTCGCAGCCGCAGGTACGGCCAAAAAACGCGGGCCCGTGATGAAGTACCGGATCGAGCTTCCGGACGGCCCCGTCTCGGGCACTCTGGACTACCTCGAAATGAAGCACTTCCCGCTCGGTCTGGGTGAAGACGGGCTGCCCCTGAAAGTGCGGGCGGTGCTCGAACCGGAGCGCGGTTTTGACCTGGGTGCCGGCAGGGGAGACAAGGTCGAAAGGACGCTGTACGGCGGCGTGGCCGGCGTTATCCTCGACGGCCGCGGCCGGCCGTTTAACCTTTCGGTGCTCGACGAGGAAGAGCGCGTATCATACCTGAAGACGTGGATGAAAGAACTGGATATCTATCCCGATATCGACAAACTCTAA
- a CDS encoding fibronectin type III domain-containing protein, whose amino-acid sequence MYKRLRSGSRKMRVALFLCFSVLVIPILIAVGPATAEEESPAGDTLVSAERLDSLTAFQIARPVTNARAEDNPDDGGGAALIKWDHSPDDHEAGTVTTYIVYRSESPDSLFVEVGDVPKGVFELIDGNTVDGRTYFYKVVPVAGPGAPEQALLAMLNAADLTDPVSSSAQWFDFRRINVFVGTMLLSFLIIFMIIRAKSGKELFIRKIAGMEAVDEAVGRATEMGRKIFFVPGINDMDNVQTIAGITILGRVAELAAQYETWLEVPVCRSLVLVTAKEVVREAYAKAGRPEAFQENQVHYLTDDQFGYAAAIDGMVVREKPATIFYMGAFFAESLILAETGNATGAIQIAGTAMPSQLPFFVASCDYTLIGEELFAASAYLSKEPKLLGSLKGQDMGKAVILFAIIAGIILETFGIWSLSSLFTVIE is encoded by the coding sequence TTGTATAAAAGACTCCGTTCAGGCAGCCGCAAGATGCGCGTGGCGCTTTTTCTCTGTTTTTCTGTCCTCGTTATCCCCATACTGATCGCCGTCGGCCCGGCCACGGCTGAAGAAGAGTCCCCGGCCGGCGACACTCTTGTGTCGGCCGAACGGCTCGACAGCCTGACCGCGTTTCAGATCGCCCGGCCGGTGACGAACGCCCGAGCTGAGGACAACCCGGATGACGGCGGCGGCGCCGCCCTGATCAAATGGGATCACTCTCCTGACGACCACGAGGCCGGAACGGTTACGACCTACATTGTCTATCGTTCCGAGTCCCCGGACAGCCTCTTTGTTGAGGTGGGCGACGTGCCGAAGGGTGTTTTCGAGCTTATTGACGGCAACACGGTCGACGGCCGTACTTACTTTTATAAAGTGGTGCCCGTGGCCGGGCCCGGCGCACCGGAGCAAGCGCTCCTGGCAATGCTGAACGCGGCAGACCTCACCGATCCGGTCAGCTCTTCTGCCCAGTGGTTCGATTTCCGCCGGATCAACGTGTTCGTGGGTACGATGCTGCTCAGTTTCTTGATCATATTCATGATTATACGGGCCAAATCGGGCAAAGAGCTGTTCATACGCAAGATCGCCGGCATGGAGGCGGTAGATGAGGCCGTCGGCCGAGCCACCGAGATGGGTCGCAAGATTTTCTTTGTTCCCGGTATCAACGACATGGATAACGTTCAGACGATTGCCGGGATTACGATCCTCGGGCGGGTCGCCGAGCTGGCCGCGCAGTACGAGACCTGGCTCGAGGTACCTGTTTGCCGTTCGCTTGTGCTGGTCACGGCCAAAGAGGTGGTCCGCGAGGCCTACGCCAAGGCCGGCCGTCCGGAAGCCTTCCAGGAGAACCAGGTGCACTACTTGACCGACGACCAGTTCGGCTACGCCGCGGCCATCGACGGCATGGTCGTTCGGGAGAAGCCCGCCACCATTTTTTACATGGGCGCGTTTTTCGCGGAGTCGCTGATTTTGGCGGAGACCGGCAATGCCACCGGGGCCATTCAGATAGCGGGCACGGCGATGCCATCGCAATTACCCTTTTTCGTGGCCTCCTGCGACTACACCCTTATAGGAGAAGAATTGTTCGCCGCCTCGGCCTACCTTTCCAAGGAGCCGAAACTTCTCGGTTCTCTCAAGGGTCAGGATATGGGCAAGGCGGTTATTCTTTTTGCCATTATTGCGGGGATTATTTTGGAGACGTTCGGTATCTGGAGTCTTTCGAGCCTGTTTACAGTGATCGAGTAA